From Scomber scombrus chromosome 13, fScoSco1.1, whole genome shotgun sequence, a single genomic window includes:
- the b3galt1b gene encoding beta-1,3-galactosyltransferase 1 — MPSKVSCLYLLTVVCWASALWYLSISRPTSTYVGQMSLPIRKTVKPHKNITFTNIHTRPLNPHAFEFVINEPKKCESVTPFLVILISTTHKEFDARQAIRETWGDESTFTDIPILTIFLLGRNTDDVLNQMVEQESQIFHDIVVENFIDSYHNLTLKTMMGMRWVATFCPKAQYVMKTDSDIFVNMDNLIYKLLKPNTKPRRRYFTGYVINGGPIRDMRSKWYMSRDLYPDSKYPPFCSGTGYVFSADVAELIYKTSLHTRLLHLEDVYVGLCLRKLGIHPYQNSGFNHWKMAYSLCRYRRVITVHQISPEEMHCIWNDMSSKKHLRC; from the coding sequence ATGCCTTCGAAAGTATCATGTTTATACCTGTTGACAGTGGTCTGCTGGGCAAGCGCTCTGTGGTATTTGAGTATATCTCGCCCAACATCCACTTATGTCGGCCAGATGTCTCTGCCTATACGGAAGACTGTGAAACCCCACAAAAACATCACCTTCACCAACATCCACACCCGTCCCCTCAACCCACATGCCTTTGAATTTGTCATCAATGAGCCGAAGAAGTGCGAAAGTGTCACTCCATTTCTGGTCATCCTCATCAGCACTACGCACAAGGAGTTTGATGCGCGGCAAGCCATCCGGGAGACCTGGGGGGATGAAAGCACTTTCACTGACATCCCCATCCTTACCATCTTTCTGCTGGGCAGGAACACTGATGACGTCCTGAATCAGATGGTGGAGCAGGAGAGCCAGATTTTCCATGACATTGTGGTGGAGAACTTCATTGACTCCTACCACAATCTCACCCTCAAGACCATGATGGGCATGCGCTGGGTGGCTACCTTCTGCCCCAAAGCACAGTATGTCATGAAGACAGACAGTGACATCTTTGTCAACATGGACAATCTGATCTACAAGCTCCTGAAGCCCAACACCAAGCCTAGAAGGAGATATTTCACCGGTTATGTAATAAACGGTGGTCCTATAAGAGACATGCGCAGCAAGTGGTACATGTCCAGAGACCTGTATCCTGACAGTAAATACCCACCTTTCTGCTCGGGCACTGGATACGTGTTCTCAGCAGATGTAGCTGAGTTGATCTACAAGACTTCCTTACACACAAGACTGTTGCACCTGGAGGATGTGTATGTGGGACTGTGTTTGCGTAAGCTGGGTATACACCCTTATCAGAACAGTGGTTTTAATCACTGGAAAATGGCCTACAGTCTCTGCAGGTACAGGCGGGTTATCACCGTCCACCAGATTTCCCCAGAGGAGATGCACTGCATTTGGAATGACATGTCCAGCAAGAAGCACCTGAGATGTTAG